In one window of Canis lupus baileyi chromosome 34, mCanLup2.hap1, whole genome shotgun sequence DNA:
- the GALNT3 gene encoding polypeptide N-acetylgalactosaminyltransferase 3 isoform X1: protein MTHIKRLVKLHLKRHYHKKFWKLGTVIFFFIIFLILMQREVSIQYSKEESKMERNINKNKMFDFMLEAVNNIKDAMPKMQIGAPVRQNIDAGERPCLQGYYTAAELKPVLDRPPQDSNAPGASGKAFKTTNLSVEEQKEKERGETKHCFNAFASDRISLHRDLGPDTRPPECIEQKFKRCPPLPTTSVIIVFHNEAWSTLLRTVHSVLYSSPAILLKEIILVDDASVDEYLHDKLEEYIKQFSIVKIVRQKERKGLITARLLGATVATAETLTFLDAHCECFYGWLEPLLARIAENYTAVVSPDIASIDLNTFEFNKPSPYGSNHNRGNFDWSLSFGWESLPDHERQRRKDETYPIKTPTFAGGLFSISKEYFEYIGTYDEEMEIWGGENIEMSFRVWQCGGQLEIMPCSVVGHVFRSKSPHTFPKGTQVIARNQVRLAEVWMDEYKEIFYRRNTDAAKIVKQKSFGDLSKRFEIKHRLQCKNFTWYLNTIYPEAYVPDLNPVISGYIKSIGQPLCLDVGENNQGGKPLILYTCHGLGGNQYFEYSAQHEIRHNIQKELCLHAAQGLVQLRACTYKGHRTVASGEQIWEIQKDQLLYNPFLKMCLSANGEHPSLVSCNPSDPLQKWIFSQND from the exons ATGACTCACATAAAGCGACTAGTAAAATTACATCTTAAAAGACATTATCATAAAAAGTTCTGGAAGCTTGgtacagtaatttttttctttataatatttttgattTTAATGCAAAGAGAAGTAAGTATTCAATATTCCAAAGAGGAAtcaaagatggaaagaaatataaacaaaaacaagatgtTTGATTTCATGCTAGAAGCTGTAAACAATATTAAAGATGCAATGCCAAAAATGCAAATAGGAGCACCTGTCAGGCAAAACATTGATGCTGGTGAGAGACCCTGTTTGCAAGGATACTATACAGCAGCAGAATTGAAACCGGTTCTTGACCGCCCACCTCAGGATTCTAATGCACCTGGTGCTTCTGGTAAAGCATTCAAGACAACCAATTTAAGTGTTgaagagcagaaggaaaaagaacgTGGAGAAACAAAACACTGTTTTAATGCTTTTGCAAGTGACAGGATTTCTTTACACCGAGATCTTGGACCAGACACTCGACCTCCTGA ATGTATTGAACAAAAATTTAAGCGCTGTCCTCCCCTGCCTACCACCAGTGTCATAATAGTTTTTCACAATGAAGCCTGGTCCACGCTGCTCAGAACTGTCCACAGTGTGCTTTATTCTTCTCCTGCCATACTGCTGAAGGAAATCATTTTGGTGGATGATGCTAGTGTAGATG agtacTTACATGATAAattagaagaatatataaaacaattttctatagtaaaaatagtcagacaaaaagagagaaaaggtctGATCACTGCAAGGCTGCTAGGAGCAACAGTTGCAACAGCTGAAACACTCACATTTTTAGATGCTCACT GTGAGTGTTTCTACGGCTGGTTGGAACCTTTGTTGGCCAGAATAGCCGAGAACTACACGGCTGTAGTGAGTCCGGATATTGCATCCATAGATCTAAACACATTTGAATTCAACAAACCTTCTCCTTATGGAAGTAATCACAACCGTGGAAACTTTGACTGGAGTCTTTCATTTGGCTGGGAATCGCTTCCTGATCATGagaggcaaagaaggaaagatgaaacCTACCCAATTAA AACACCCACTTTTGCAGGCGGCCTTTTTTCCatatcaaaagaatattttgaatatattggaACTTatgatgaagaaatggaaatctgGGGAGGTGAAAATATAGAAATGTCTTTCAGA GTATGGCAATGTGGTGGGCAGTTGGAGATTATGCCTTGCTCTGTTGTTGGACATGTTTTTCGCAGCAAAAGCCCTCATACCTTTCCAAAAGGCACTCAGGTGATTGCTCGCAACCAAGTTCGCCTTGCAGAAGTCTGGATGGATGAAtacaaggaaatattttataggaGAAACACAGATGCAGCAAAAATTGTTAAACAA AAATCATTTGGTGATCTttcaaaaagatttgaaataaAGCACCGCCTTCAATGTAAAAATTTTACATGGTATCTGAATACTATTTATCCAGAAGCATATGTGCCAGACCTTAATCCTGTTATATCTGGATAT ataAAAAGCATTGGTCAGCCTCTGTGTCTGGATGTTGGAGAAAATAATCAAGGAGGCAAACCATTAATTTTGTACACGTGTCATGGACTCGGGGGAAACCAG TATTTTGAATACTCGGCTCAACATGAAATTCGGCATAACATCCAGAAGGAATTGTGTCTTCATGCTGCTCAAGGTCTTGTTCAGCTGAGAGCATGTACCTACAAAGGTCACAGGACAGTGGCCAGTGGAGAGCAGATATGGGAGATCCAGAAG gatCAACTTCTATATAATCCATTCTTAAAAATGTGCCTTTCAGCAAATGGAGAGCATCCGAGCTTAGTGTCATGCAATCCATCAGATCCACTCCAAAAATGGATTTTTAGCCAAAATGATTAA
- the GALNT3 gene encoding polypeptide N-acetylgalactosaminyltransferase 3 isoform X2 → MTHIKRLVKLHLKRHYHKKFWKLGTVIFFFIIFLILMQREVSIQYSKEESKMERNINKNKMFDFMLEAVNNIKDAMPKMQIGAPVRQNIDAGERPCLQGYYTAAELKPVLDRPPQDSNAPGASGKAFKTTNLSVEEQKEKERGETKHCFNAFASDRISLHRDLGPDTRPPECIEQKFKRCPPLPTTSVIIVFHNEAWSTLLRTVHSVLYSSPAILLKEIILVDDASVDEYLHDKLEEYIKQFSIVKIVRQKERKGLITARLLGATVATAETLTFLDAHCECFYGWLEPLLARIAENYTAVVSPDIASIDLNTFEFNKPSPYGSNHNRGNFDWSLSFGWESLPDHERQRRKDETYPIKTPTFAGGLFSISKEYFEYIGTYDEEMEIWGGENIEMSFRVWQCGGQLEIMPCSVVGHVFRSKSPHTFPKGTQVIARNQVRLAEVWMDEYKEIFYRRNTDAAKIVKQKSFGDLSKRFEIKHRLQCKNFTWYLNTIYPEAYVPDLNPVISGYIKSIGQPLCLDVGENNQGGKPLILYTCHGLGGNQGIHPHSRLCLSSVPRWLFTYSFWLPKYLQLLPVPYKLPFKD, encoded by the exons ATGACTCACATAAAGCGACTAGTAAAATTACATCTTAAAAGACATTATCATAAAAAGTTCTGGAAGCTTGgtacagtaatttttttctttataatatttttgattTTAATGCAAAGAGAAGTAAGTATTCAATATTCCAAAGAGGAAtcaaagatggaaagaaatataaacaaaaacaagatgtTTGATTTCATGCTAGAAGCTGTAAACAATATTAAAGATGCAATGCCAAAAATGCAAATAGGAGCACCTGTCAGGCAAAACATTGATGCTGGTGAGAGACCCTGTTTGCAAGGATACTATACAGCAGCAGAATTGAAACCGGTTCTTGACCGCCCACCTCAGGATTCTAATGCACCTGGTGCTTCTGGTAAAGCATTCAAGACAACCAATTTAAGTGTTgaagagcagaaggaaaaagaacgTGGAGAAACAAAACACTGTTTTAATGCTTTTGCAAGTGACAGGATTTCTTTACACCGAGATCTTGGACCAGACACTCGACCTCCTGA ATGTATTGAACAAAAATTTAAGCGCTGTCCTCCCCTGCCTACCACCAGTGTCATAATAGTTTTTCACAATGAAGCCTGGTCCACGCTGCTCAGAACTGTCCACAGTGTGCTTTATTCTTCTCCTGCCATACTGCTGAAGGAAATCATTTTGGTGGATGATGCTAGTGTAGATG agtacTTACATGATAAattagaagaatatataaaacaattttctatagtaaaaatagtcagacaaaaagagagaaaaggtctGATCACTGCAAGGCTGCTAGGAGCAACAGTTGCAACAGCTGAAACACTCACATTTTTAGATGCTCACT GTGAGTGTTTCTACGGCTGGTTGGAACCTTTGTTGGCCAGAATAGCCGAGAACTACACGGCTGTAGTGAGTCCGGATATTGCATCCATAGATCTAAACACATTTGAATTCAACAAACCTTCTCCTTATGGAAGTAATCACAACCGTGGAAACTTTGACTGGAGTCTTTCATTTGGCTGGGAATCGCTTCCTGATCATGagaggcaaagaaggaaagatgaaacCTACCCAATTAA AACACCCACTTTTGCAGGCGGCCTTTTTTCCatatcaaaagaatattttgaatatattggaACTTatgatgaagaaatggaaatctgGGGAGGTGAAAATATAGAAATGTCTTTCAGA GTATGGCAATGTGGTGGGCAGTTGGAGATTATGCCTTGCTCTGTTGTTGGACATGTTTTTCGCAGCAAAAGCCCTCATACCTTTCCAAAAGGCACTCAGGTGATTGCTCGCAACCAAGTTCGCCTTGCAGAAGTCTGGATGGATGAAtacaaggaaatattttataggaGAAACACAGATGCAGCAAAAATTGTTAAACAA AAATCATTTGGTGATCTttcaaaaagatttgaaataaAGCACCGCCTTCAATGTAAAAATTTTACATGGTATCTGAATACTATTTATCCAGAAGCATATGTGCCAGACCTTAATCCTGTTATATCTGGATAT ataAAAAGCATTGGTCAGCCTCTGTGTCTGGATGTTGGAGAAAATAATCAAGGAGGCAAACCATTAATTTTGTACACGTGTCATGGACTCGGGGGAAACCAG GGTATTCATCCTCATTCTAGGCTATGTCTCTCCAGTGTTCCCAGGTGGctatttacatattctttttggTTGCCCAAGTATCTTCAGCTACTTCCTGTTCCTTATAAATTGCCtttcaaggattaa